The segment acatcACTATGCGTTACTCTGCCAAACTAATTGCAGAGAAACAGATCCGTCGAGGGTGACGCCTGgtttcacaaaagaaaaagtaacGCAGATTGTTGGTGGGCCCAGGGAAAACCCAGCATAAACAAAACTTACAATCTATTTCTCAAAGACACATATAGCTCAAGATACAGAGTTTCATTTAATCCTATGTGTCACGTTTGTAGAGCTTCAGTTTATGACCTGGCATCCCATGTGGACATCCCAGGAGAGATTaaaactctcttttatatataaagataatcCCCACGTGATCAGAAATGTCTGTCTAGTTTTGCATAAAATCTGCCTATTTCGAAAAGTCAGCCTTGTTCAGTTTTGCATGTATACAAGTTCACAAGTGAATCCGAAGAGAGTCTGGTTTAGGCCAAAGCATGAAAACACAGAAAACGTCCAAGATGTTGCGTCGGCTCTCCAACACATGATAGAATCTGTCAAGATCAACTTTACGCGTCTAAAACTTATGAACTTTGTTTCCTGACCTCACAACAACAATCGTCATCCACAACTGATGATTCATGGATCATTATTTCGGAACATATCCGCTGTTCTCGCAGTTACATTTTCAAATAGCTCCATTTCTGTACAGTAGATCGTTCTTAACTCTAAACTTGCTCCTTTCaaattgaccaaaaaaaatcttactCCTTCCAAATTGACACTATACATAATGTTTATCACGATCCACATTTGGTTCTACATCATTTGGAGTACAACATTCTGCAAAACATTGATAAACTGAAAAAGTAACAGCCTGCGGGTCCTCACATTATTTACCATCATAGTCCGGTGAAGTTGAAAGAGGTCATGAAACctaaaacaagaaacaaaacctatcacctaaaatcaaaaccaaatgtCAAACAAAGGAGTGTGCTTCCATTTTATTATCCACCCTACTCTTTTACAtggattttttgaaaaatgaaataaaatcaaACTCATAAGGTTCAATCACTTCATAAGGTATTGTCAAACCCCAACTAGTGTTTCGATCTCAAAACATACACTTCACAACATATTTAATGTTGTGATTTATGAACTTTCGTTCTTGAGCTCACCACAATCTTCAATCACAACTGGCTCAGAGGTATTCCCCCTCTCAGACCCGACCTTCTCCATTTCCTCCACCATATTGTACCCATCAACAACCTTCCCAAACACCACGTGTTTCCCATCAAGCCACGGCGTCTTCGCGGTGCAGATAAAGAACTGAGAACCATTCGTGTTGGGACCCGAATTAGCCATGGACAAAATCCCCGGACCAGTGTGCTTCAGCTTGAAGTTCTCGTCCTGAAACTTAGACCCGTAAATCGATTCCCCTCCGGTTCCATTGCCACGGGTGAAATCTCCGCCTTGGCACATGAACCCTGGGATGATACGGTGAAAGGCCGAGCCTTTGTAGTGCAAAGCCTTCCCTGCTGCCCCAAGACCCTTCTCTCCTGTGCAGAGAGCACGAAAGTTTTCAGCGGTTTTCGGCGTCACGTCAGCGAAGAGCTCCATCACAACACGACCCGCTTTGCTCTTTCCTACCAAGATGTCAAAGAAGACCTTCGGGTTTGGCATTTTTCCTGTCATCTCTTCACTCCAAATCCTGCCCAATAAGTATGATTAAGCAAACTCAAGATATGAAACTAAAACAATACATCCAAGACATATCTTTAATCCTAACATAATGTACCAAACTGTTCAGACAAAACTTGTGGAACTATATATAACTAAGCATGTGTGATCACTACGGATTCAATCATTCAGAAAAGATCCATTAAGATTCTAATCAGTTTGCTGAAATGTCCCAAGCATCAGAATTGTCGATAAGAAAAGAAGGATTCTTATAACACAGAGATCTTTTGAATCTCAAATGCATGGTTTTAGGGTTTCGCACAAATATTGAGCTCGCAGGCGATTTAAATTAAACGTTTATCTGCAAGCCTTCGATatgtgcttttttttttttacgaaacAAACACTGAAATCgaattgaaataaaagaaaaatcgaGACTTTGAAAATGGGTTCATCGAAAGTATGTACCTTTTTGCAGATTGAAAGTCTTGTCTTCTCGAACGAGAGTCTGTAGATTTTTTGTGGCTTCGATCATGTGAGTGTACAGCTTTTATACGGCTCGATGTGGGTTTAAGGGTTTTGGGAGCTAGGGTTTTAGTAAGGAAGGCTTTTGGCAGATTTAGACGGGATATTGATTTTCAGTTTTTCACATCCGTTATTAGGCTTTTCGAAAAGGCCCATAATTTGATTCAAACCCACTATCAAAACTACTGTTTTCTTCCACCATCTTCTACCGCTTTGACAATTTTGCATTAAATGCTGATAATCATGTAAATATTTTGTTCATATATGATTCAGGCCAATCTTAACCCAAATTAGGTACCAAAACTAAtaagatccaaaccgaaataaCTGAATTAACCGAGACTGACCGGAATTTTcgaattttatttagtttaaaccaaaaatttagCCGAATTAACCGGAAatcaaaaattttgatttttttttttgaaatcgaATCAATCGAAAACCGGATTGAATCTTTTTCGATTCACTTTAGTGAAATTTCAATTGATCAAAACTAACTGAATTCTAAAcccgaattaaccaaaccgcAAGACTAATCAAAACTACTGTCTGAGAGAACTCTAGTTTAGCActagtttttttatatatccaGATTTCCTATCtcaaaaactaataaaactaGTGAAGGCTATTTTGGAAAGGAagaacaaattatttttaattttcaaaaaaatattcttttagctctgtaaaatatcaaataaattattatgATATAATATCTAAATAGTTTTCTGAATCGATTACTTTCTTACTGTAAACCCgcaccaaaaaataaattaaagaaaaaagaaaaccattCACTAATTCAACATCTCTAACATAGTTCCTTGAATTCCCTTGTTATAGAGACgaataatgtttttgtttaCGGTCGCCACGACGACTTCAAGCCAACAAGGAATTTGCCTTTGCACACATTCGTTGACCACGGGAGAGATAAAGCAATAGCCTATTAGGGTTCAGATTCTTTAACATTTCAGTCTTGCTCTTGCACCATACATATGAACAATCAACCGTTGATAGTAAGATGTTGTTGACTCAAAGGTTTGTGAACAAGAGGTGTAAACAAAACTAACTGCTTAATAGTCCAGAACCAAAAATAGATCAATGAACAAGAGTTCATAAGAGAGATTACAACCAAAACAGGTTTAAGCAGCATCAGTTTATAAGAAGAGATTAAGCAGCAGCAGCTTCCAGAAGCTCTTGATCGAAATGCCATGTTCCTGAGAGCACATAAAACGAAGTGTGAGACATGAAAGTGGACGAAACGTGGAacgtgtttttaattattttaaaattgtacaaaaaaaaaatggttaccATGCCCTTTGCCGAGTCTTCTGAGCTGAGCCACATATTCAGAGATTTTCTTAATCGCTTCAACCTGCCAGAAAGTGATGTTATTTTAAACTTCATTAGATTCTTAATTAGTTCACATGTCTTTGCCACTAACATAGAACGTGTGTTGGTTTTTACCTGTTCGTTCAAAAACTCGCTCTCAATGAAATCTGCCAGCTGCACATCATCGTTCTTCGAAGCCACCTATACAATCAAATGCAACTTGTATTAAAAGAATACTTCTTGAAACATTAAGCTAAAAAGAAAAGACATGAATGCCTTTAACAAGAATTGAATTCAAGGAGAGTAATGGTCTTACACTGTGCACGTTGAGGAGCTTCTCATTGACCAACTTCTCCAATGACAGAGCCAGCTCCATGGCTgcaacaaaccaaaaaaaaaaatcaaatttatgcATATATTCACAAAAATAGCTGATTAAAACACACAACCTAACCAAAGctaatattgataaataaattctAACAAAAGTTTCTGCAAATTAAGAGACACAATCTTTAGACTGTGTCCTCATCCACAATCACATAAACGGGAAAATGAAGCTTACCATAGAGAGCATCTCCCTTCTCAGCGTGATCAAACTCAGACTGAGGCATCACCATAGGCTGTAACTTAACTCTCCCACCACGTTTGTTCTGCAAGAACAcggaaacaacaacaaaacagtGTCAGAAACTAAACTCAAATGAAACAGGGCATACAAAACTGAAACCCATTGGGCAAGAAGAAGAACCTGATACTCCATCAACATCTCAGCGTGGTCACGTTCTTCCACACTCGAGTCCTTGAAAAACCTAATAAGCAAGAGacatcaaacaaacaaactcaTTAATCAAAAACAAAGACACCAACTTTAGTAAAGACAATACATCAAAAAATCATTAACTAAAACAAAGTCACCAACTTTAGTAAGAACCGAACTTTCtcaataaaatcaaataaaaatctcaACTTTTTTTACACTTACTTGGCAAGACCTTTGAGAGCAACGTTATCACGATCAAAGTAAGCGTACAAGGCGTGATACACGTAAGACACGTTGTACTCCACACTGCGACCAAAAGAACCAATCTCATCATCAATCAAACAGATTTACAAACGCTAAACGTTACAATCCAACgcgaaaagaaaatattacttGATCTGTTCGTTCACGGCGGCTTCGCACTCGGGAGAGTACAGATGGCGAGCAAGAGAGAGCTGTGGGCTCGAAGGGACGAGATCGAGCTCCTTCTTCACCTCCTCAAACGGCTCGAAAACGACGCCGCTTAGGGTCTGCGTCGTGGTGGTGGTAGCCTTTGAGGCAGACACAGAGAAGGAGAGGTTTCGTGGTTTTCCCGAAGAAACGGGAAGACTCgaggacgaggaggaggagagaggagagatgTCCTTCTCGACTCCATGGATGTTCACGAGGGAGAAAGCAGAAGCTGATTTGAGAAGCATTTTTTGTGtctgaatctctctctc is part of the Raphanus sativus cultivar WK10039 chromosome 5, ASM80110v3, whole genome shotgun sequence genome and harbors:
- the LOC108857303 gene encoding ferritin-3, chloroplastic, with amino-acid sequence MLLKSASAFSLVNIHGVEKDISPLSSSSSSSLPVSSGKPRNLSFSVSASKATTTTTQTLSGVVFEPFEEVKKELDLVPSSPQLSLARHLYSPECEAAVNEQINVEYNVSYVYHALYAYFDRDNVALKGLAKFFKDSSVEERDHAEMLMEYQNKRGGRVKLQPMVMPQSEFDHAEKGDALYAMELALSLEKLVNEKLLNVHSVASKNDDVQLADFIESEFLNEQVEAIKKISEYVAQLRRLGKGHGTWHFDQELLEAAAA
- the LOC108856753 gene encoding peptidyl-prolyl cis-trans isomerase CYP19-3, whose protein sequence is MTGKMPNPKVFFDILVGKSKAGRVVMELFADVTPKTAENFRALCTGEKGLGAAGKALHYKGSAFHRIIPGFMCQGGDFTRGNGTGGESIYGSKFQDENFKLKHTGPGILSMANSGPNTNGSQFFICTAKTPWLDGKHVVFGKVVDGYNMVEEMEKVGSERGNTSEPVVIEDCGELKNESS